A single window of uncultured Pseudodesulfovibrio sp. DNA harbors:
- a CDS encoding cache domain-containing protein — protein MTILRFRDWSMRSKILSIFLGAIALVVLGLLGYFLPVVSDSLMAEKQVATKSVVDVAYSSVQYWAEQAASGALTKAEAQKAAIAEITKSRYHGNEYFWINDMKPVVVAHGSNASLVGKNVGDVKDQDGIYLFREMVEVSRKDGEGFVHYSWPKKGATKPVPKVSYVKLFKPWGWIVGSGIYVDDVEAQVASLRWQILIPTAISMGILILVVMFVIRSMTVPLNEAVEASNRMAHGDLSADISVRSKDEVGQLASAMANMLRELRRVVTDVRSATEQVTAGSQELASSSVQLSQGATEQASSIEEVSASMEEMTSSIGQNADNAQTTNSMTNQAASDTEQGGQAVAKTVDAMKQIAEKISIIEDIARQTNLLALNAAIEAARAGEHGKGFAVVAAEVRKLAERSGTSASEISELSSSSVQVAEEAGELLSKIVPDIQKTAELVQEISAATNEQNEGGTQVTSAIHEMDKVIQQNAAASEELASTAEELSAQAVQLQNSMQFFKLGGHEPFQAATVSVAQSPAPRVQAAQPKPLAQATPSQEGGISMDMDDDGFEKF, from the coding sequence ATGACTATACTTCGATTCCGAGATTGGAGCATGCGAAGCAAGATTCTCAGTATCTTTTTGGGGGCTATTGCTTTGGTTGTTCTTGGGCTTTTGGGGTATTTTCTTCCCGTCGTTAGTGATTCCCTCATGGCAGAGAAGCAGGTCGCAACAAAAAGTGTTGTGGATGTGGCATATAGTTCCGTCCAATATTGGGCTGAGCAGGCCGCTTCCGGTGCTTTGACCAAGGCTGAGGCTCAGAAGGCCGCCATCGCAGAGATTACAAAATCAAGATATCATGGAAATGAATATTTTTGGATTAATGATATGAAGCCAGTTGTCGTGGCTCATGGATCCAATGCATCGCTTGTCGGTAAGAATGTGGGTGATGTCAAAGATCAGGACGGTATTTATCTTTTCCGGGAAATGGTTGAAGTTAGCCGTAAGGACGGCGAAGGCTTTGTGCATTATTCTTGGCCCAAGAAAGGAGCTACTAAGCCTGTACCCAAGGTTTCTTATGTTAAATTGTTCAAGCCTTGGGGATGGATTGTGGGAAGCGGAATCTATGTTGACGATGTGGAAGCTCAGGTTGCGTCCTTGCGTTGGCAGATTCTTATTCCAACGGCGATATCAATGGGAATTCTTATTCTTGTCGTCATGTTTGTCATTCGAAGCATGACGGTGCCCTTGAATGAAGCTGTTGAAGCATCAAATCGTATGGCTCATGGTGATTTGAGTGCTGATATATCTGTCCGTAGTAAGGATGAGGTTGGGCAGTTGGCTTCAGCCATGGCGAACATGTTGCGTGAATTGCGTCGCGTGGTTACTGATGTCCGTTCCGCGACTGAGCAGGTTACTGCAGGGAGTCAGGAGTTGGCATCGTCCTCGGTGCAATTGTCACAAGGGGCGACTGAACAAGCCTCTTCCATTGAAGAAGTATCAGCATCCATGGAAGAAATGACATCGTCCATCGGTCAGAATGCCGACAACGCCCAGACCACCAATTCCATGACCAATCAGGCTGCGTCTGACACGGAACAGGGTGGACAGGCTGTCGCCAAGACAGTGGATGCCATGAAGCAGATTGCGGAAAAGATATCCATCATTGAAGATATTGCTCGACAGACGAACCTGTTGGCATTGAACGCAGCCATTGAAGCCGCCCGAGCGGGTGAACACGGTAAGGGATTTGCTGTGGTTGCAGCTGAAGTACGTAAGTTGGCCGAACGGAGTGGCACTTCTGCTTCGGAAATCAGCGAGCTGTCATCGTCTAGTGTGCAGGTTGCTGAAGAGGCGGGTGAATTGTTGTCGAAAATTGTCCCGGATATCCAGAAGACCGCGGAATTGGTGCAGGAAATTTCTGCTGCCACCAATGAACAGAATGAAGGGGGCACTCAGGTGACCTCTGCAATTCATGAAATGGATAAGGTCATTCAGCAGAATGCGGCCGCTTCGGAAGAATTGGCATCGACAGCAGAGGAATTGTCTGCGCAGGCTGTGCAGTTGCAGAATTCAATGCAGTTCTTCAAGCTCGGTGGGCATGAGCCCTTCCAGGCTGCAACAGTATCCGTCGCGCAGAGTCCTGCTCCTCGGGTTCAGGCAGCCCAGCCTAAGCCTCTCGCACAGGCTACACCTTCTCAAGAGGGTGGTATAAGCATGGATATGGATGACGATGGTTTTGAAAAGTTCTAA
- a CDS encoding IMP cyclohydrolase produces the protein MSDLKKMYHTLQQDPFPADMKLTLGDQELVFKKRTWEIEGETKGLRYGENPDQPAALYELAKGQLEVGGVKFIGQGQGLVSALTEEHMLQAGKHPGKTNLTDVDNALNILQYLSAKPAALILKHNNPCGAAWTDEGVSVALKRAFEADRIAAFGGAVVVNRKLDLATAELINSVYFEVVAAPEFDEDALVELKKKKNLRILQIPGITELESLVQSPFLDIKSLSDGGMVVQFSFRNAILKTEDFIPATAEKDGNQFVARAPSKQEADDLLFAWAVEAGVTSNSVLFVRDGVTTAIGTGEQDRVGCVLLAVTKAYIKYSDLLSSKELGMSLFELKLAGIKDPEMKAKLDDIEKRTEEARGGLPGSVVVSDGFFPFRDGVDLCMDQGVTAIAQPGGSIRDNEVITAVNEASPQVAMVFTGQRSFKH, from the coding sequence ATGAGTGATTTGAAAAAAATGTACCATACCTTGCAGCAGGACCCATTTCCGGCTGACATGAAACTGACTCTGGGCGATCAGGAATTGGTTTTCAAAAAACGCACTTGGGAAATCGAAGGCGAAACCAAGGGATTGCGGTACGGCGAAAACCCGGATCAACCGGCAGCACTGTACGAACTGGCAAAAGGCCAACTTGAAGTTGGTGGCGTTAAATTTATCGGCCAAGGACAAGGACTTGTCTCCGCATTGACCGAAGAACACATGCTTCAGGCAGGCAAGCACCCTGGCAAGACCAACTTGACCGACGTAGACAATGCCCTGAACATTTTGCAATATTTATCCGCCAAACCAGCCGCACTCATTCTCAAACACAACAACCCCTGTGGCGCAGCATGGACCGACGAAGGCGTATCCGTTGCCCTGAAACGTGCCTTTGAAGCAGATCGTATAGCAGCATTCGGTGGAGCTGTGGTCGTCAACCGCAAGCTTGATCTCGCCACTGCCGAGCTAATCAACTCCGTCTATTTTGAAGTGGTCGCTGCTCCTGAGTTCGACGAAGACGCCTTGGTCGAACTTAAAAAGAAAAAGAATCTTCGCATCCTCCAAATTCCCGGTATTACCGAGTTGGAAAGTCTGGTCCAAAGTCCGTTTTTGGATATCAAATCCCTGTCGGACGGTGGCATGGTTGTTCAATTTTCCTTCCGCAACGCTATCCTCAAGACCGAAGATTTCATTCCGGCCACTGCGGAAAAAGACGGCAATCAGTTCGTAGCTCGCGCTCCGAGCAAACAGGAAGCGGATGATCTGCTTTTTGCATGGGCAGTTGAAGCTGGCGTGACCTCCAACTCCGTTCTGTTTGTTCGCGACGGCGTAACCACCGCCATCGGAACCGGAGAGCAGGACCGTGTCGGTTGTGTCCTTTTGGCCGTGACCAAGGCGTACATCAAATATTCCGACTTGTTGTCATCCAAAGAACTCGGCATGTCGCTGTTCGAATTGAAACTGGCGGGCATCAAGGACCCTGAAATGAAGGCAAAACTTGATGATATCGAGAAACGCACCGAAGAAGCCCGGGGCGGACTGCCCGGCTCCGTGGTGGTATCAGACGGATTCTTCCCATTCCGTGACGGCGTGGACCTGTGCATGGATCAAGGCGTAACCGCCATTGCTCAGCCCGGAGGCTCCATCCGCGACAACGAGGTTATCACTGCCGTGAACGAAGCCAGCCCGCAAGTGGCCATGGTCTTCACAGGGCAGCGTTCCTTCAAGCACTAA
- a CDS encoding SemiSWEET transporter, protein MHITPIEIIGLIAGFCTTFSFLPQVVRTWRTKSVEDISLRMYLLLCFGIVLWLYYGISMQSVALILTNGVSLILTSAILVMKVLYRNRCRQ, encoded by the coding sequence ATGCATATAACACCCATTGAAATAATCGGTTTGATCGCTGGCTTTTGTACCACGTTTTCATTTTTGCCACAGGTGGTTCGAACATGGCGGACCAAGTCCGTGGAAGATATCTCTTTGCGTATGTATCTGCTGCTTTGTTTCGGTATAGTACTTTGGCTTTACTACGGCATCAGCATGCAGTCTGTGGCGTTGATTCTTACCAATGGCGTCAGTCTGATTTTGACGTCCGCAATTCTTGTCATGAAAGTCTTATATCGTAATCGGTGCCGACAATAG